Proteins encoded together in one Candidatus Brocadiaceae bacterium window:
- a CDS encoding HAD hydrolase-like protein, translated as MTRRGLAIFDLDGTLFRADVVTVPAVQRTFEAHGLPAPPPEAIRPFIGRPTPELHAWLCSLAGPDLGPRIAAEVDDRETALVTEAGGLYPGVPEVLAALRAQGTTLAICTNGPKPYVDAVVDGFGLRPFFSAIRHLERDGDSKASMIRELLVRLPARPAVMVGDREIDVDAAHAGGLPAIGVTYGMGTAADLSAADALAQSACELPGLIARLLDVEAPEGEGRP; from the coding sequence ATGACGCGCAGGGGACTTGCCATATTCGACCTGGACGGCACGCTTTTCCGGGCGGACGTCGTGACGGTGCCGGCCGTGCAGCGCACCTTCGAGGCGCACGGCCTGCCGGCGCCGCCTCCCGAGGCGATCCGGCCGTTCATCGGCCGGCCGACGCCCGAACTGCACGCCTGGCTGTGCTCCCTGGCCGGGCCGGACCTCGGCCCGCGCATCGCGGCGGAGGTGGACGACCGCGAGACCGCTCTGGTCACCGAGGCCGGCGGGCTGTACCCGGGCGTGCCGGAGGTCCTCGCTGCCCTCCGCGCGCAGGGCACGACGCTGGCCATCTGCACGAACGGCCCGAAGCCCTACGTGGACGCCGTCGTCGACGGGTTCGGTTTGCGGCCGTTCTTCAGCGCAATCCGTCACCTGGAGCGCGACGGCGACAGCAAGGCATCCATGATCCGTGAACTGCTCGTGCGCCTGCCCGCTCGCCCGGCCGTGATGGTCGGCGACCGCGAGATCGACGTGGACGCGGCGCACGCCGGCGGTCTGCCCGCCATCGGCGTCACCTACGGCATGGGCACCGCCGCGGATCTGTCGGCCGCCGATGCCCTGGCGCAGAGCGCGTGCGAGTTGCCGGGGCTGATCGCGCGGCTGCTGGACGTGGAGGCGCCGGAAGGGGAGGGGCGGCCGTGA
- a CDS encoding MarC family protein — MRDFWLCFVPLFVAVDAMGVTPMFVGLTEGLSGPRLHRIILQSLVVALAVGLLFLAVGKAVLALLGVSIADFMVAGGTLLFVLSVRDLVTVEKTERQVDPDSLGAVPLGVPLIAGPAVLTTSLLLLNQHGIVPTAAALTVNVLIAGGLFWVSPGLNRVLGKAGSKALSKLASLLLAAIGVMIVRRGIEMLLAGA, encoded by the coding sequence GTGAGGGACTTCTGGCTCTGCTTCGTTCCGCTGTTCGTGGCCGTGGACGCCATGGGCGTGACGCCGATGTTCGTGGGGCTGACGGAGGGGCTGAGCGGGCCGCGCCTGCATCGGATCATCCTGCAATCGCTGGTGGTCGCCCTGGCCGTGGGGCTGCTGTTCCTGGCCGTGGGCAAGGCGGTGCTCGCGCTGCTGGGAGTCTCGATCGCCGACTTCATGGTGGCCGGCGGCACGCTGCTGTTCGTGCTGTCCGTGCGCGACCTGGTGACGGTGGAGAAGACGGAGCGGCAGGTCGATCCGGACAGCCTGGGGGCCGTGCCGCTCGGGGTACCGCTCATCGCAGGGCCGGCCGTCCTGACAACGTCCCTGCTGCTGCTGAATCAGCACGGGATCGTGCCGACGGCCGCGGCGCTGACGGTGAACGTGCTGATCGCCGGGGGGCTGTTCTGGGTCTCGCCGGGGCTGAACCGGGTGCTGGGCAAGGCGGGCTCGAAGGCCCTCTCGAAGCTGGCCAGCCTGCTCCTGGCGGCCATCGGCGTCATGATCGTGCGCCGCGGCATCGAGATGCTTCTCGCCGGCGCGTGA
- a CDS encoding threonine synthase — protein sequence MRYVSTRGGVAPIAFQPAVLMGLADDGGLLIPESIPDVSDRLDDWRALDYPALAFEVMRLYATDVPDEGLRTLVEATYGASYGGPVAPTVQAGPLHVLELFHGPTLAFKDVALQFLGNLFSHILGRTGRRLNILCATSGDTGSAAIYGCRGRPGIDIFILHPHGRVSPIQERQMTTVLDENVHNIAIEGIFDDCQAIVKTLASDLEFKAAASLGAVNSINWARVLAQIVYYFRACFDTCAATGADRVRFCVPTGNFGDILAAWYALRMGLPIERLILATNENDILAGFFRTGRYERGALHRTLAPAMDIQVSSNFERYLYHRVGRDAGRLRTLMQEFARSGALAIDPGPDGVVDAEFVADSCTMDDCLDTIRRWHRDHGYLLDPHTAVGVAVAARRIAARQDAGSPIVCVGTAHPAKFPDAIRRATGRDPAPHPAIDALMDRPTRCAVLPNDPEAVRRAILSALA from the coding sequence ATGCGATACGTCTCCACACGCGGCGGCGTGGCGCCGATCGCCTTCCAGCCGGCTGTGCTGATGGGGCTGGCTGACGACGGCGGCCTGCTGATCCCGGAGTCCATCCCCGACGTTTCCGACCGCCTCGACGACTGGCGGGCGCTGGACTATCCCGCCCTCGCGTTCGAGGTCATGCGCCTGTACGCCACGGATGTGCCGGACGAGGGACTGCGCACGCTGGTCGAGGCGACCTACGGGGCATCATACGGCGGGCCGGTTGCGCCCACGGTGCAGGCGGGCCCGCTGCACGTGCTGGAGCTGTTCCACGGGCCGACGCTGGCCTTCAAGGACGTCGCGCTGCAGTTCCTGGGCAACCTGTTCTCGCATATCCTCGGCCGCACGGGCCGCCGTCTGAACATCCTGTGCGCCACCAGCGGCGACACCGGCAGCGCCGCCATCTACGGCTGCCGCGGCCGCCCGGGCATCGACATCTTCATCCTGCACCCGCACGGACGCGTCTCGCCGATTCAGGAACGTCAGATGACGACGGTCCTGGACGAGAACGTCCACAACATCGCGATCGAGGGCATCTTCGACGACTGCCAGGCCATCGTGAAGACGCTCGCCTCGGACCTCGAGTTCAAGGCGGCCGCCTCGCTCGGGGCCGTCAACTCCATCAACTGGGCGCGCGTGCTGGCACAGATCGTGTACTACTTCCGCGCCTGCTTCGACACCTGTGCGGCCACCGGCGCCGACCGCGTCCGCTTCTGCGTGCCGACGGGCAACTTCGGCGACATCCTGGCGGCCTGGTACGCCCTGCGCATGGGCCTCCCCATCGAACGCCTGATCCTGGCCACGAACGAGAACGACATCCTGGCCGGCTTCTTCCGCACCGGACGCTACGAACGCGGCGCGCTCCACAGAACCCTGGCCCCGGCGATGGACATCCAGGTCTCCAGCAACTTCGAGCGCTACCTCTATCACCGGGTCGGACGCGACGCCGGCCGGCTCCGCACGCTGATGCAGGAGTTCGCACGCTCGGGCGCCCTGGCCATCGATCCCGGGCCGGACGGCGTCGTCGATGCGGAGTTCGTTGCGGATTCATGCACCATGGACGACTGCCTGGACACGATCCGCCGCTGGCACCGGGACCACGGCTACCTGCTGGACCCGCACACGGCCGTCGGCGTGGCGGTCGCCGCGCGGCGCATCGCCGCGCGGCAGGATGCCGGCAGCCCCATCGTCTGCGTCGGCACGGCCCATCCGGCCAAGTTCCCGGACGCCATTCGCCGGGCCACGGGCCGGGACCCGGCGCCTCACCCGGCCATCGACGCCCTCATGGACCGGCCGACGCGCTGCGCTGTGCTCCCCAACGACCCGGAGGCCGTCCGTCGGGCCATCCTCAGCGCCCTGGCGTGA